DNA sequence from the Epinephelus moara isolate mb chromosome 3, YSFRI_EMoa_1.0, whole genome shotgun sequence genome:
AAAGTGAGATCTGTCGTTTATTATGACTTAAACCAGCAGAGAGCAGTGTCAGTGAGACCTGTGTGACtttttagaccagtggttctcaattGGTGGGTCGAGGTCCAAAAATGGGTCACAGAtctattctgaatggaccacaagcgACTCGTgaatgtttgtaaaaaaacgcACTTTGCAGTAAgctgaatttctggcacagagctttattttgaagtgccacttcctgctgtaaagtgagtgactaacaggcTGTgtcttaacagagacagcaaactagcttgatgatgTGACCAAACATGAGTATCACGCTGaacatattaaactgtgtgaaccccaaactaatgactaaggaaaaATCTGGatcccgtggctggaccagttggtaACCACTGTTTAAGAGTACAGTATGTAACAGAATGTCGTGATCAATCATGTTGATGGCTGCACTGACATCTAGGTGCACAAGTCTCTGTTATTTTGAGAAGTTGTTATTGAGAAAATGTTCACTTTGGGAAAGGGAAGGGAGTtttcatcagtgtttctcttttttataGACAGTAGaggtttatttttcatatttataacACATTTTATATACCAATTGTGAGACTCTATTACATACAAGTGTAtgtaatgatgttttttcacagCAAGTTCTGCCCTGGTTTTTAGCCTCTCTGTCCTCCCTGCCACCCTCAGCAGAACGAGGCCTCAGTGTCTCCATATCAGAGCCATCCATGTCAACCCAAACCTGTCAGTCCTAAACCCCGACCAACCAgtgcctccacctcctctcctagGCCTAAAGCCACCCTCAGTGTGTGTACCTGCTCTGACCCTGTGCTCCCACTAATATACCTTTTCCCTTCCCCCCCTCTGTCCCAtctgttctgtctctccctctacCTCCGTCTCcatttcccctcctcctcctcctcctctctcctcctgacCTTCCCTCCCTGCTctgccctcctcttcctctctgcccccccccctctctttctctctgtctgtctcaccagTGTTTCCTTCCTCAGAGCCCACTGATGTTTAAGGATCAGATGCAGCAGGATGTCATCATGGTGCTCAAGTTCCCCTCCAACTCCCCCGTCACTCACGTCGCCGCCAACACGCTCCCCCACCTCAGCATACCAGCAGCCGTCACCGTCACATGTAGCCGGCTGTTTGCCGTCAACCGCTGGCACAACACAGTCGGTaagcatgttaaaaaaaaaaatcatcttttaaattaaaatccaaAGATCCTCAGTTATAcctttttgaaaaacacagcaTCACATTATATCATCTTTACAGTATATAGCGTTGTTATTTTAGCTATTTTGAGCAATTTTCTAAAAACTACACAATGAAGACAAACTTTTGAAAGATGTCTGAAGATGCTTGCTCAAggaaatgtttatttcagctgcaGCTATTGAGctgatttgtattttattatattagtGTTTACTCTTATTTTTGTCCACATGTTGGCATAGAAATATTTGTTAATTAAATCCTCAATTAACCTCTAATGACCTCATTAGCACAGCGGGGTAGGTTAAATGAATCGTAGTAATGTAATTATGGAGGGCCATAAGGCAGCTCAAGTGACTTTTGTTATTGAGGctattattttttaacttaagCCTGCATCAGGGCTTTCATCAGAGAGCACTCGACCAGGGGATTATATGAGAGGGTGTTATTTAGCTTTTATCTTCACCGTTTTATGATGTGTGCATGTAcgggtgtgtgcgtgtttgaCCGTCTGTGACGTATGACCCTTATATCCTTCAGGCCTCCGTGGAGCTCCAGGATACTCCCTAGAGCAGGCTCATCATCTACCCATTGAGATGGACCCTCTCATAGGTCAGTGCACAGAAATCTCCACAGCACATTTAATTGGTTTTACGTAATGATACTATTAAAGACACAAGTAGTGGGACTGAAGTCAATATATCACATTATACACTCAGGATTTATGCACATGTATTGCTGAGACAGAAGCTGCAGAACTGACCCGAGTGATAAAAGATCAGGAAAGGTTTGAGGTCATTCGAACCGTATCGCATTCTTATGCCCTCATTAACCTACTGACATCTCTGTGCTCCCACGTAGCAAACAACTCAGGCGTGAACAAGCGTCAGATCACTGACCTCGTGGACCAGAGCATCCAAATCAACACACACTGTTTTGTGGTTACTGCCGACAACCGCTACATCCTGGTCTGCGGCTTCTGGGACAAGAGCTTCCGTGTTTACTCCACCGAAACTGGTAGGTTTTGTAATATTTAAGAGACATGCTGAGCATCGAGTACCCTAAAAATTTAGTCTTAGctggcaggtgtgtgtgttgttgttgttgttgttttattacaGGTAAATAATAATACAGAAAGCACAGTTcacaacatgacatgacaatAAGGTCtcacaaagagaagcaaaacaaaacaaaagttagACTTACACAGACCAAAGTGgataaaagaaaagacataTAAAGGTTAAGTTAATAGTACTAgtaataaaaattaattaagtTTATATGGTGGATAGAGTGTAATTATAATTCTATATACTTCCACTTTCCACTACAGCAAATCTCCCATTTCATATTATGTTGTACTACtttacaatgtttttttcccataagaaattttttttcaggacttaaattcaatttttttcttgattgagctttaaatgaaaatattttactcAACTgaataattgtatttattatctGGGGACAGTTTTCATCCAGGACCCCTATAAAATATTTAAGTGTTAGTTCAACAGAATTGTTGAGAGGCCCCAGCCACCCTTGGATATTGGTCCAGAGACCTGCAACATAAGGGCagtagaaaaacaaatgcagctggtcttcctcttcctctttgtaGAATCTACATAGTGAGGATTTTTCAATATTAAACATATGAAGTTGTTTTTTGTAGCAacaattttaaagaaaatcttcaGTTGGAAAAATTCTGGAATAAGAATCCATTGTTGTTttgtaaattgtaaaaaaaaaaaaaaaaaaattccaaggTATCAAAATGTTAAATTCGTCTTCCCAAAGAGAACAGATTGTATGAGGGGAAGGGAGTAAGACCACTACTCTGTAAAATAAGATtataaattgatttatttatctttattttgggCAGACCTGTTGTCTATATCCACCTTTTCCAGCATTACAGATTTGACCACACATATAGCAGAACTGATGGTATGACAGAAAACTAACTAGTATATCATTCAAAAAaaattattcagtttttttgagTGTTCCCCATAGAGCTCCCCATCTATCAACTTTGGATATCCTCTAGGGTGTCTGGGGGGCAATACTGGAAACTCAACCAAGCCTTCAATACATCTTTGAAAAAGGGAGAAAGATTTGCtgatattcttttaaataagCATTTAAAGTCTTAACATTTTAactgaaaaaagggaaaactaTCTTGCTATCAAAGAATTGGTACACAGAAGATAAATATTGACTTGGTCCTTTGTTTGAATGTGGATCATGTTACTCAtgcatttttagttttatttaggTTTGTTTGGATTTATTGCTCTAGGAGAGATTTAGAATCCCATTTTTATAACGCACTTGGGCATAAAGTAAATTTTTGTATTTATCAGTCGTGAAGTTTAGTGATTTAGATTTAGTAACACTAATCTCCTTGTTTAAGTCGTGTATTTTTATCCTGGAAGTTCAGCTCCCATGGCCTTCAAACATATGAGTAGAGGTCACACACTAACTTAGACgacttcctccttcctccttcctcccctcaGGAAAGCTGACCCAGATAGTTTTTGGCCACTGGGATGTAGTGACGTGTCTGGCCAGGTCAGAGTCCTACATCGGAGGGGACTGCTACATCGTGTCAGGCTCCAGAGATGccactcttcttctgtggtacTGGAGTGGACGACACCACATTATCGGGGACAACCCTAACAACAGTGAGTGGGAACAACGTGTGAATGTTTGTCTCAGTGTAGACATGAGTGTGTGCCTGGCTCAGACATTAGTTTAGAGAACACTACAGCTCCCAGAGGTTTATGAGTCTGTAACTTCTCTTCCAGGTGACTACCCTGCTCCCAGGGCAGTACTGACAGGACATGACCAcgaggtggtgtgtgtgtccgtctgtGCGGAGCTGGGATTGGTTATCAGTGGAGCTAAAGGTTTGTCTGCCTCTCTCCTGAgagagattttttattttacattttctgttttcaacaAAGTATGTTTTTAGATTTTAGGCTGATATTTCCAAACAAGTATATTAATAACTGACCTCACAATGTTTAACTTTACCATCACTAAAGCTTttcgatttaaaaaaaaatagcttctTCAATATCTTGCTTTGGTCTTGCTCCTCAGAGGGCCCATGCCTGGTCCACACCATCACAGGGGACCTGCTAAGGGCCCTGGAGGGGCCAGAGCTGTGCCAGCGGCCCCGCCTCATCTCAGTGTCCAGCGAGGGCCATTGCATCATCTACTATGAGAGAGGTCGCTTCTGCAACTTCAGCATAAATGGAAAACTGCTGGCACAAATGGAGGTCAATGATTCCACACGGGTAAGGCTGCTGAGTTAATACTGTTTATGTAAACACACTGTAATATCCTTGTCCTTATTTACTCCTAAACAATGCAGTATATTGTTATCCAACACACTGGAGCCCTTGAGTCTATTTtgacttttctctctctcttctttttctgtctccaggCGATCCTGTTGAGCAGCGACGGGCAGAACTTGGTGACAGGAGGTGATAACGGAGTTGTGGAAGTGTGGCAGGCGTGCGACTTCAAACAGCTTTACATCTATCCAGGCTGTGACGCAGGCATCCGTGCCATGGACCTCTCACATGACCAGAGGTAAAACAGACAGGGTGccactctgacagacacaagaaGATGCAGACTGTGTTGTTGGGAAAACTGGGTCACCTCAAAGTGGGCAGTAGAGAATACTGAATGATCAGTGAGGGGGCAGTTATGTACCCAAACCTCAGACGATGTCCTAGGCTCAGGGAAATGTGCAATGTTTGATGCACTGCAGACTACAAAAAAGACTACTTTACTGAGCATGTGTATAGTTTGGTTTGCTGATCTGACTTTCTGTGTGCTCTGCCCTCAGGACTCTGATCACTGGCATGGCGTCCGGCAGCATTGTTGCATTCAACATAGACTTCAACCGCTGGCACTACGAACACCAGAACAGGTACTGAGGTGGACAgcgtgaggaagaggaggatggtgagaggagagatgaacaagagggagaggaggtgaTGCATTCTGCTGCCTATCTGCAACGCGGGGAAACTAAAGGTAccgagaggaagaaaaacacgTACCGGACCTTAGGCTCTAATCCCTTGTGAAGTTTACTTGATTTGAGGATGCGGCAGCGCTGGTGGAAATAACTTCCTCTGTGCATACGTGTACGTACACACACGTGTGTAACCACAGACACATAATACCCCGAAGATACACACCAAAACCTGCTAATGAAATAGACAGACTGCAGAATGGGGGAAAAAGAGCAAGTCAAGCAGACCTTGTAGAGGTCGATCATACCCGTACCACTCACAGGACTGGTGCAGTTGCCGTTCCTGGTACGCttaatgcttcacacacaaagAACCTAAGTTTTATTTTCCCTTATATTTTTCTTCTCTATCAGTTTTGTTGTATACCTTTTCGTTTGCGGGGAGCTCCGTCTGGGAATTATTTGGGTGGACTATAAATTAAGACTCCTTCAACGTGTCTAAACTGATTAGAAATGGTCAGAAATGAACCAGCCCCACCCACTGTTCAAAAACCGGTGCTATTGGCTTGATCTTAAAATTCCCCCCCTTGAAAAATTGCCTGGGGTTTTAatttcatttgatttaatttgattctatcttggttttattttattttataatgctaatttaatttttttcttttacccgCAGCAGGGTTAAATCTGATTCTTATGTAAATAAGGCTCTGCTTCCTTCAGAGTCTACACGTGTTCTTTCACTACACAAACTGCGCTTATCACCTTTAATTTATTAATGACTTGCTGTATGTAAAATATTgtgtaataattattataatgttGACAAGACTGATGATAATAACGGCAGTGTCAAGGATGGTGATTGTTTTGCCGGAGATGGTAATGATAAAGAGATCTTGCCAGTGCCACCAAGGATGACAACCACAAGACTGACATGATTTCCTTTGTATATTTGGTGATTGTTTTGTCAAATATGTACATATAGTCTTGGTTCAGGCTTGGTGGGAGACTTAATCAGCTGAATAAGACTGAAAGCGCAAAGGAAACCTTCACTTACCCACATTTgttgattatttaaaaaaagagaattgAATCAAtgtaaaagtttgttttgtatttgcacTTTGCACCAATCACATATCATTATTTATTAGCTTGGTTCTTTCTGGTcggctgccattttgtttagGTCCATTTCCCCTTCGGGATTATTTGTGCATTGATGTTTGTATTTAAAGCGTTGAGCTCATGTGTGATTATTAGGTTTTACAACCTCACAGTTGTAAGCAATATCATGATTCTGTAGCTGATAGAGgtgggaaggaaggaggagaggggatGAAATGTgagatgtactgtatgtgtgaagCCATCTTGATCAAATGCGCACATGCACATACTCTATCGACAGGTTCAACTTACGTATCCAAAAAAAGGTTAAATATTTTTGGATCTATGAAACCCTAAAAACTATtgtattcatgttttattgcaaAGATGTAAAATATGACATGTgtgagttgaaaaaaaaaaatcatgataagaaaaataaaatatgcaaaGAATTTGATGACTTGACTTTTCATTGGTCGCATATTCTGTCACATGACCGTCTCTTCTTTGCCTCACGATGGTAGCACAGCAAAGAGTGAGAAATCAAGGACGCCTTATTGTAGCATTCGTGAGACACCAATCTGAAAGAAATCCTCCTCCCCAAATGATTTCAAGAGACTCTTGagttaaaatgttgaactataaACACACTTGAAAACGTTGCTGAACTACCTGCTTTgctatgttttttatttcagactTCTATTACTGTCAGTCATGTTATGCAGCACTTCCTAAGAACACAGACTAAAGACATAGAGAGAACTATTAGCTAAAAAAATGTCCAGTTTTCATCTCCAGCACTAGATGCATGCTTTTTCCATCTGTAGGGTGTCATCCTGCATCTCCTGCTTGAGTTAAATCCAAGTTCCCTTGAGCAAAGCATGTTACTCAAAGCCACTCCTGTGGAGCTTCTTAAAGGAAAAGTGTCAAGTTTTAGATGCGAGTTACAAGTTGCGGTCGACTTGTGCTCATGGTGCTGGGATTTTCAGGTAACGGGATATTAAAGCAGCAGACCCCGTAATCAAATAGAGATACAAGTAGGAATACATCCCATTAGCATTAAAAAGAGAACATGTGCAAAGTGTAAGAGAGGATGAAATCATTAGTGGCATTCATTTTGCAGACACAGGATACACAGTACAGTGGAGTATGTAGGGTAAAGTGTCCATGTAAGTATAAAGACACGGGTCACCCAAGCtggaaatgaaaatattttagtcTGCTTTGTATCATCACTTAATGAGGTATCTGTTTGCAGGACTAGAACTAAAAATAAGAGCTCCAATATAACAAAACAGACAATCAGTGGGTTCAGTCTTTTACTTCTTGATAGGCTTAAAAACAAATGCTCAGCAATTATTTCAAACTTGCATCTTTTGTActacattaaagggacagttcaccccaaaatcagaaatacatatttttactcttagctgtagtgctatttatctgTCTAGGTTGTTGTGGTgtaagttgcagagtgttggagatattggccacaaagatgtctgccttctctacaatttaatggaactagatggcattcgGCTCGTGGTGCTCAACCTGCCAAAAAACAATAGATAAATGAACATTCttcttccagaaatcatgatctgaTTACTCAACATCATCCACAGAACTTGTTTCAAGtaggaaatattttctttctactgaactacacccgccaatcGTACCACTGTGCTGAAGgaggtgtgcatctactgctaactcaactagcaccactgagctagctaacattacagctcatcCGAGGAGGAAAGCACTATTGTTTACATCTTTCACTGTCATGAGCACTCGTTTATGAGTCGATGCAAACCTCCTTCTGTGCAATGacacagttggcgggtgtactttggtagagagaaaatagctcctacattaaactgcttacgacgaggtctgtggattattttcaaGTAACCcagtcatgatttttggaaggagacattgctgttgagtttttcaattgtatttttttgggCACTTAAAGCCCCataagctgagtgccatctgtTTCCATTGTATTTTAGAGAAAGCAAACATTTCTACAGctggtatctccaacactctgcagctcacaccaaaacaatctagagagataacagcactacaggtaaaagggaaaaatatgtatttttaatttgggggtgaactatccctttaaaacaaaaaggttCTTGGCATAAAAACCTCTTGACTGTGTGCATACGACTCATCAAAAGCTGACATAATGAACCAGTAGTCAACACTGACTATACATGGAGGAACTAAAGAGATTGGCTGACACAGTACTACCACCTGTGAAACACTCATTGTGAGAGCAATGAGGATTTGTCAATAACAGCGCCGGCAGTTCAGACTCCTTGTATTGTTCGTGGCCTCGTAGCCGTCATCACCTCTCTCCAAGCCTTCAGTTGTGATTACATTTTGTAGAAAAGTGTGACAAAGATGAATGAACCTCTTTCTAATCATTTGCTCTGAGTGTGTGGTGTACTTTTATTGccctgtcaaaaaaaaaactacacctCACAGTATTAAAACTAAGATGATGTCTTTTGAGCAGAAACAACCATTACCGAAGCTTAAGCCTGGAATACAGAGGAGGCTGACAGCTGCACGGAGCTCTCATGCTTCAGTCACTATGGAGACTGCAATCAGAAGCCACACAAGCTGACAGGCAAGAGAGGGTAATCCGTTACGCTGGTAGACCTGTCTTTCAGAACCAGAATTTCATCTTGTTGTTTATGCCACTTTTGACCTGGTCTGTCTTTAGCTGCAATCAGAGGCCGGTCGCCTGTCAATAGTCTGAGACACAACCCTCATTTCTTCCTCACCTTTACATCCACAGCAGGATGTCTTGTGCTGTGCCCTCTCCCCAGGGGAATCATGAAGCAATTAAGCATGTGTACAGTTTTTAAGGTAGGTTACATCATCCTAACCTGTCTGAACAACTGAGACATAAGCATGCATTTCTGTACAAAGGAATGCTCtttaatattattgtaattCTGATTCTGCAATGCAGTCTACAGACATTATGACACATGCTGTGCAAACTTGGATATTATTTGCTCCACAGTAAATATGACAAGTACAGTACAAGAAATGGACTTTACAAAACAGAGGAAAGATAATAGTTCCTGCACAGGGAGAGCAGTTTCTCAGGTTCATTTGTCTTCATCGTTGAAATAAGGCTCAGAAGGGTTCAGTGACTCTCACCCCCAGGACCTCCTCATCTCATTGTGAGCTATATTTCCCCTGTGCCTGTGGAAATTGCATGGACACACCAGACTCACCGGACCGTCGGGATTAGAATATGCATGCGTGGAGTGAACAGTAATGTCGTGCTGTCAGCTTCTTACAGGCTGAAATAGAgcgtttttgtgtttgtatgtcacAGTGAGGAGGTGCTGAGCCTCCACGtgctttatgtgtgtgcatgcttgccTGCTGTTTGCGTgtaagcatgcacacacaaggaGATGCACACAGCCAGATGTGTCTGTATGTGCTCCGTCCCATCTCCCCCTCAGGTGGACAGCGAGGAGATGGTGGACCTCTGAGACGAGATGCTACAGATCTCCATGTTTGTGAAGGAGCTCCCTCCCTCGCTGCTGCAGTCGGGGacagacgaggaggaggagatgatgtTCTTCAGCCTGTGGAGGGAGATGATGAGCAGCGTCAGCAGGAACACCAGCAGGCCGAGGAAGAGCCACACGTAGACGTAAACGTTGCCCGGACGTCCCGGTGAGGAGGCGGCTGCCGAGGTGGAAGCAGAGGTCGGGGAGAAGCGGAGGAAGGTCCCATTGTCTATTGGAGAGATTCCAGTCTCATTATGGTCCACCAGCAGGACGTCCATCCCTGACATCCTGGCTGGTGTTTGGCACAGATTTGCAggggagaaaaaataaaagatgagtGAGAATTACTTTGAGACAACAGAGAAACACTTCAACATCCATAATTTAAATGGCCTGTAGGAGAAATTCTCTTTTGTCTGCTGAAGCTGCCACAGATTTATTTTCTCCCTCCGGGACACTTCAGCATGGCAGATGCTTGCTGACACAAGAGCTTTCACCCACATCCTCAGCTTTGGCTGAGAttaagagtgagacagagagcacGTCTGCAGTTCTGATTCAGGGCCAACAATTTACTTGAAGAGTCCCTAGATGCAGAACAGACTTCTATCAAATAACAGTTGCAAATAATTACCATTTCTTTTTGCCCTCTTGGAGCGCCGCATAGAGGGTTCAGGAAAATTAAGAAACACCAAATTGACTTGCAAATACAAAACTATTATTGACAAAAGATATTTTATTGCATCGCCCTAGATGGTTAACCTTGCCCATCTGCCATTAAGATGCAAAAATAAATTactgaaaataattttttccaGGCTAAGGACattgtaaattgtaaataaataacttgGAGATATTTGCATGTATTTGCAGCATTAAGCAAAGAGGTGCAATCATGATGTTTTATTATGTTATAGTGAATTAAATCTGCATAAATTACACAAAATTATGCAATATACTACCACTACATGTTCATAGACAAAGTGTTAAAAGGGATATTTCACTATAAACAATGATTTTTGGAAGCTGGGGGCTGCAGAACTGTTGCCTGATCAGTAAAAGTAATTTGAGCATCTATAAATCAAGGTTGAATTTCAGGCTagccaaaaaaatatatatattaaaagtCCTATGGGTGCTGGTCTTTTGTGGTCATTATATTAAACATGGCTGTCTGGGAGCCTGACAGATCGAAGGAGCTACACTGACCAGCCCATAATGAACAGTAACAGCAGGGGGAGTGCTTGT
Encoded proteins:
- the LOC126388282 gene encoding serine rich and transmembrane domain containing 1 is translated as MSGMDVLLVDHNETGISPIDNGTFLRFSPTSASTSAAASSPGRPGNVYVYVWLFLGLLVFLLTLLIISLHRLKNIISSSSSVPDCSSEGGSSFTNMEICSISSQRSTISSLST